Below is a window of Streptomyces spongiicola DNA.
GAGGACACCCGCACGCCCTTCTACAACACCGTCATCGTGGCCGCGGTCAATGCCGCTGCCTCGGCTGCCTGCTACCTCCTCCTTCCGGCCGAATGGGCCGTCGTCGGCATGGCCGGCTCCTACGGCCTCGCGTACGCCGTCGGTGTCGGGGTCGCGTGGCGACGGCTGCGGAACAGACTGGGCGGTGACCTCGACGGCAGCAGCGTGGTGCGGACCTACGCCCGGCTGTGCCTGGCATCCGTGCCGGCCGCCGCTGCGTCCGGTGCCGTGGCCTACTTCGTGCTGAAGGCCATGGGCGAGGACGCGCTCGGAGCGCTCGTCGCGCTCGTCGCGGGCGGTGCGATGCTCCTCGGAGTCTTCTTCGTGGCGGCAAGGAGAATGAGGATCCAGGAACTCAACAGCCTGGTCGGGATGGTGCGCGGCCGACTCGGCCGATAGCGACCGCGGGCCGAGCACAACCATCGTCCGCCACCGCGTGTCGTGCATAGCAGCGGACTGTGGGCACAATTGGCATGGCTGTTGGATATGGCTCAACGGATGGGGAGGCAGGGAACGACGGTGGCGGAACGTAGCACGGCTGCCGTCGACGTGGCCGACAACAGCGGTGACGACCCGCTGGCCGCCCAGGCGGACAAGGCCGCGACCGACGGGGAAGCGCACACCGACGAGGCGGCGGAGCAGGACGCTCACGACAGGGGCGGCGAGCGGAGGGACCGTGAGCGGCCCGCCGGCACCACGCCCGAACTGCACAGCGGCCATACGCTGGCCAGACGCTACCGGCTCGAGGAGTGCGTCACCCGTCTGGACGGATTCAGCAGTTGGCGTGCCGTCGACGAGAAACTGCGCCGCGCCGTCGGGGTGCACATCCTGCCCGCCGACCATCCCCGGACGCGGTCGGTGCTGGCCGCGGCCCGGTCCGCGGCCCTGCTCGGCGACCCACGTTTCGTGCAGGTGCTGGACGCCGTCGAGGAGGACGACCTCGTCTACGTCGTCCACGAGTGGCTGCCCGACGCCATCGAACTCACGACGCTACTCGCCGAAGGGCCGCTGGAAGCCCATGACGCCTACCAGTTGGTCAGCCAGCTCTCCCAGGCCATGGCCGCGGCCCATCGGGAGGGCCTCGCCCATCTCAGGCTCACTCCCGGGGCCGTACTCCGCAGTTCCACGGGGCAATACCGGATCCGCGGCCTCGCCGTGAACGCCGCGCTGCGGGGAATCAGTGCCGACCGGCCACAGCGCACGGACACGGAGTCCATCGGCGCCCTGCTGTACGCGGCACTGACCCAGCGCTGGCCCTATGAGAGCGATGCCTATGGTCTCTCGGGGCTTCCCAAGGGCGTCGGGCTGATCGCCCCCGACCAGGTGCGCGCCGGCGTCCACCGCGGCCTGTCCGAACTCGCCATGCGGGCGCTGGTCAACGACGGGGCCACTGCCTCGAGGCAGGAGCTTCCCCTCACCACCCCGGACGAACTCGCCAGGGCGGTCGCGGCCATGCCCCGCATCCGTCCCCCGGAACCCGTCTTCACCACTCCTCCGGAGTACCAGCGCACCACCTATCAGCAGGGCACCTACGGTCGGGCTCCGGCCCGCCCCGGCAGCACGGCTCCCCCGGTGGCGATGCCGCCGGCGCCCCTGGAAAGCCGCACCGGCAAGCTCCTGAAGTGGACGGTGTCCGCCCTGCTCATCGCCGCTCTGGGACTGGGCAGCTGGCAGATCGCCGACAAGCTGCTGGACCGTGGCCGGACGACCGACGAGCCCGGCAACAGCCAGACCACGGACGAGAAGCAGGGCGACGATCCGAAGACGCCGGTACCGCTGACCATCCAGAGTGCCAAGGAGTTCGCGCCGGACGGCACCGCTCAGAACGCTGAGGACGCCGGCAACACCCACGACGGTGACACCGGCTCCTTCTGGCGCACCAGCAGCTACCGAGACGGGCCCGACCTGCATCCGCAGGTCAAGAAGGGCGTGGGAATCGTCTATGACCTCGGCGCGGAGCAGGAGGTGTCGTCGGCGGCCATAGCGCTCCGCTACGGAGGCGACTACACCAAGATCGCACTGTATGCGACGGACTCCCTGTCGCCGTCCGGTTCGGTCACCTCCATGAAGAAGATCGCGAACGGTCAGACCAGTGCCACCTCGCTGAAGCTCGCGGCCACGGCACCGGTCAAGAGCCGCTATGTGCTGCTGTGGATGACCGCGATGCCCTACGTGTCGCACGACACCACCTTCAGCAGCGCCGGCTACAAGCAGGCGATCACGGACGTGAAGTTCACCGGCTGACACCGGCGCCATGACGGGGAGGGGGCTCACGGTTGGACAACGCCGCGCTCGGCGAAGCGGGCGACCAGGAACTCCTGGCCCGCCACGTCGCCGGGGATCGGGACGCCTTCGGTGAGCTGGTGCGCCGCCACCGCGACCGGCTCTGGGCCGTGGCCCTGCGCACACTGGGTGACCGGGAGGAAGCCGCAGACGCGGTGCAGGACGCCCTCGTCTCCGCCTTCCGTGCCGCCCACACATTCCGGGGACAGGCCGCCGTGACGACCTGGCTCCACCGCATCACCGTCAATGCCTGCCTTGACCGGGCACGCAAGGCCGCGTCCCGGAGGACTTCGCCGGTGGACGACACCGAGCGGCTGGAGCAGCTCCTTGAGCCCCATGAGTCCGCCGAGGCTCCCGCAGAGCGCCAGGACCTCCATCGCGAGCTCCTGGCCGCGCTCGCCACGCTACCGGTCGACCAGAGGGCCGCTCTGGTGCTCGTCGACATGCAGGGCTTCCCGGTCGCGGAAGCGGCTCGTGTGCTCAACGTGCCGACGGGAACCGTGAAGAGCAGATGCGCTCGCGGCCGCGCCCGTCTGGTTCCGCTGCTGAAGCATCTCCGCCGGGACACGAGGGATAACAGTGATCTCGCGGGGGGAAGGAACCGGACGCCTGGGGCATCCGTCCCACCGGCGACCGGAGAAAGCGATCCAGGGCCTCATGGTCCTGCGGCTGTGAAGGGCGGAGGTGGACGCACGTGACCTCCACGACCGGCACGGCTCAGCACCCGGAAGTGTCCGAGATCGCCGACCTCGCCGAAGGTCTTCTCCCACCGGTCCGCCAGGCGGCCGTACGGAGGCATCTCGAGGGCTGCGGGCTGTGCTCCGACATCCATGCCTCACTGGAGGAGATTCGGGGTCTGCTCGGCACCTTGCCCGGCCCTCAGCGCATGCCTGCCGACGTCATCGGCCGAATCGACGCCGCTTTGGCTGCCGAGGCGCTGCTCAATGCGACCGCACCAGACAGCGCACCGGCCGATGTTTCACGTGAAACATCACCTGCCCCTCGTCGGCCTGCGGCCCCTCCCGCCGGCCGTCCCGCAGGGCAGGCTCCTGCGACCACCGGCCCGGGCCGCCGCCAGACCCGCAGGCGACGCGTCACCTTTGTGACAGCCGCCTTCGGCGCCGCCGCCGCAGGTGTCACCGCGTTGCTCCTTCAGACCTCTGCGGGCACCAGTGGCGACACCTCCGAGACGAAGACAGACACCGCCGCGAGCGCCGCGTCAGACGGCCATGAGATCACGGCGGCCACGTTGCAGACGCGGGTGGCCGCGCTTCTGACCTCGGAGAGGGCACCGCAGGACTCCGGGAGCTGGACACCGACCGGCCCCCGAGTGGAGAGGAACACCGGCGTCGGCGCGGAGGTTGCACCCCTCCGTTCGCCGTCCGTGCCGGTGCCTGCCTGCATCCAGAAGGGCACGGGGCGCACCGAGGCGGCAATCGCCGTCGACCAGGGCACGTTCGACGGCACCCGGGCCTATCTGGTGGTGCTGCCGCACCCCGAGGACACCTCCCAGGTGCAGGCCTATGTCGTAGCAGCGGCATGCGTGGAGACGGCACCCGAGGGCAAGGGGGAGCTGCTCCTCACCCATGCCTATCCTCGCCCCTGAGAACAGCCTCCGTGCCGCTCCGCGATCGCGGGAATGCATGCCCCATAGGATCCGTTGGGTGGGGTGAGAGTCGTTGACCGCCCCTGAGGCAGTAGGCAGTCTGCAGAGACGAGGAAGAAACCCGTGAGCGACGTCCGTAACGTGATCATCATCGGCTCCGGGCCGGCCGGCTACACGGCCGCGCTGTACACCGCGCGCGCTTCGCTGAACCCGCTGGTGTTCGAGGGCGCGGTCACCGCTGGTGGTGCCCTGATGAACACCACCGACGTGGAGAACTTCCCCGGTTTCCGTGACGGGATCATGGGACCGGACCTCATGGACAGCATGCGAGCGCAGGCAGAGCGATTCGGCGCCGAACTCGTCCCGGACGACGTCGTCGCCGTCAGTCTGACCGAAGAGATCAAGACGGTCACGGACACGGCCGGTACGGTGCACCGCGCCAAGGCAGTCATCGTCGCCACCGGCTCCCAGCACCGGAAGCTCGGTCTGCCGAACGAGGACGCACTCTCGGGCCGCGGTGTCTCATGGTGCGCCACCTGCGACGGCTTCTTCTTCAAGGACCAGGACATCGCAGTCGTCGGGGGCGGTGACACCGCGATGGAGGAAGCCACCTTCCTTTCCCGCTTCGCCAGGTCCGTCACCGTCGTCCACCGCCGCGACAGCCTCCGCGCCTCCAAGGCCATGCAGGAGCGCGCCTTCGCCGACCCCAAGATCAAGTTTGCCTGGGACAGCGAGGTCGCCGAGATCCACGGTGATCAGAAGCTAACGGGTCTGACCCTCCGAAACACCAAGACCTGCGAGAGCAGCGAGCTGCCCGTCACCGGGTTGTTCATCGCCGTAGGCCACGACCCGCGCACCGAGCTTTTCAAGGGTCAGCTGGAACTGGACGGGGAGGGCTACCTGAAGGTGGACGCTCCGTCGACGCGCACGAGTCTGACCGGCGTCTTCGCCGCGGGCGACGTGGTCGACCACACATACCGGCAGGCCATCACCGCTGCCGGTACCGGGTGCTCCGCCGCACTGGACGCCGAACGCTTCCTCGCCGCCCTCGCGGACGAGGAGAAGTCCGCGGCGGCGTCCGTCTGACGCCTCTCTCCCCCACCACACCCCAACCCGTACGTTAAGGAGTCCACCGTGGCCCTCAAGACCGTGACCGATGCGACCTTCGAAGAGGAAGTCCTCAAGAGCGACAAGCCTGTGCTGGTCGACTTCTGGGCCGAATGGTGCGGGCCGTGCCGCCAGATCGCCCCTTCGCTCGAGGCCATCGCTGCCGAGCACGGCGAGAAGCTCGAGGTCGTCAAGCTCAACATCGACGAGAACCCGGCCACGGCCGCGAAGTACGGCGTCATGTCCATCCCGACGCTCAACGTCTACCAGAACGGCGAGGTCGCCCAGACCATCGTCGGTGCCAAGCCGAAGGCCATGCTCGTCCGAGAACTCGATGCCTTCATCGGCGACGAGGTCGCCAAGCCCTGAATTCCTTGGTTTCACGTGAAACACGAATGGGCCGGCCCTCCCGGGTTGGCCCATTCGGCGTCTCTGCCCCGTCGTGTTCGCGAGCCCTTACATCGGCTGAAGGACACGCCTACAGCGGCCGAAGCGCGGGCTCCTTCTGCACAGCGCCCAGCAGCCGGTCGAGGGCAAGTTCCACATCTTCCTTCCAGGAGAGCGTGGTGCGGAGTTCCAGCCTGAGCCTGGGGTAGGTGGGGTGAGGGCGGACCGTCTTGAAGCCCACCGCCAGAAGATGGTCGGCCGGCAGCACACAGGCCGACTCACTCCAGCGTGCGTCGCCGAACGCCTCGATCGCCTTGAACCCTCGACGAAGCAAATCCTTGGCGACGGTCTGCACCACCACTCGTCCCAGTCCCTGCCCCTGATATCCGGGGGTGATCCAGGCAGTCATCAGCTGGACGGCATCGGGGGACACCGGGCTGGTGGGGAAGGCGGTCGAGCGGGGCACATACGCGGGCGGTGCATAGAGTACAAAACC
It encodes the following:
- the trxA gene encoding thioredoxin; translation: MALKTVTDATFEEEVLKSDKPVLVDFWAEWCGPCRQIAPSLEAIAAEHGEKLEVVKLNIDENPATAAKYGVMSIPTLNVYQNGEVAQTIVGAKPKAMLVRELDAFIGDEVAKP
- a CDS encoding anti-sigma factor; this encodes MTSTTGTAQHPEVSEIADLAEGLLPPVRQAAVRRHLEGCGLCSDIHASLEEIRGLLGTLPGPQRMPADVIGRIDAALAAEALLNATAPDSAPADVSRETSPAPRRPAAPPAGRPAGQAPATTGPGRRQTRRRRVTFVTAAFGAAAAGVTALLLQTSAGTSGDTSETKTDTAASAASDGHEITAATLQTRVAALLTSERAPQDSGSWTPTGPRVERNTGVGAEVAPLRSPSVPVPACIQKGTGRTEAAIAVDQGTFDGTRAYLVVLPHPEDTSQVQAYVVAAACVETAPEGKGELLLTHAYPRP
- a CDS encoding protein kinase family protein, producing the protein MAERSTAAVDVADNSGDDPLAAQADKAATDGEAHTDEAAEQDAHDRGGERRDRERPAGTTPELHSGHTLARRYRLEECVTRLDGFSSWRAVDEKLRRAVGVHILPADHPRTRSVLAAARSAALLGDPRFVQVLDAVEEDDLVYVVHEWLPDAIELTTLLAEGPLEAHDAYQLVSQLSQAMAAAHREGLAHLRLTPGAVLRSSTGQYRIRGLAVNAALRGISADRPQRTDTESIGALLYAALTQRWPYESDAYGLSGLPKGVGLIAPDQVRAGVHRGLSELAMRALVNDGATASRQELPLTTPDELARAVAAMPRIRPPEPVFTTPPEYQRTTYQQGTYGRAPARPGSTAPPVAMPPAPLESRTGKLLKWTVSALLIAALGLGSWQIADKLLDRGRTTDEPGNSQTTDEKQGDDPKTPVPLTIQSAKEFAPDGTAQNAEDAGNTHDGDTGSFWRTSSYRDGPDLHPQVKKGVGIVYDLGAEQEVSSAAIALRYGGDYTKIALYATDSLSPSGSVTSMKKIANGQTSATSLKLAATAPVKSRYVLLWMTAMPYVSHDTTFSSAGYKQAITDVKFTG
- a CDS encoding GNAT family N-acetyltransferase, whose protein sequence is MGRRLVPLTLDNLSDLPKRCRACVFWELDPVSGEAAVRAGKPELEKEAWISAVLLEWGSCGRVVYVDDVPVGFVLYAPPAYVPRSTAFPTSPVSPDAVQLMTAWITPGYQGQGLGRVVVQTVAKDLLRRGFKAIEAFGDARWSESACVLPADHLLAVGFKTVRPHPTYPRLRLELRTTLSWKEDVELALDRLLGAVQKEPALRPL
- the sigM gene encoding RNA polymerase sigma factor SigM, whose protein sequence is MDNAALGEAGDQELLARHVAGDRDAFGELVRRHRDRLWAVALRTLGDREEAADAVQDALVSAFRAAHTFRGQAAVTTWLHRITVNACLDRARKAASRRTSPVDDTERLEQLLEPHESAEAPAERQDLHRELLAALATLPVDQRAALVLVDMQGFPVAEAARVLNVPTGTVKSRCARGRARLVPLLKHLRRDTRDNSDLAGGRNRTPGASVPPATGESDPGPHGPAAVKGGGGRT
- the trxB gene encoding thioredoxin-disulfide reductase, which gives rise to MSDVRNVIIIGSGPAGYTAALYTARASLNPLVFEGAVTAGGALMNTTDVENFPGFRDGIMGPDLMDSMRAQAERFGAELVPDDVVAVSLTEEIKTVTDTAGTVHRAKAVIVATGSQHRKLGLPNEDALSGRGVSWCATCDGFFFKDQDIAVVGGGDTAMEEATFLSRFARSVTVVHRRDSLRASKAMQERAFADPKIKFAWDSEVAEIHGDQKLTGLTLRNTKTCESSELPVTGLFIAVGHDPRTELFKGQLELDGEGYLKVDAPSTRTSLTGVFAAGDVVDHTYRQAITAAGTGCSAALDAERFLAALADEEKSAAASV